Proteins encoded within one genomic window of Equus przewalskii isolate Varuska chromosome 3, EquPr2, whole genome shotgun sequence:
- the MARVELD3 gene encoding MARVEL domain-containing protein 3 isoform X1 — MEDTSGTREPRARPRERDPDRRPRPDRDRHPERPRDRAGDPRRERNGGGRRDGDRDRGRDRHPRQDRPRLGDQRAGEQRVREKSRQGRTPDGPRRTTWEAAPPPWPAPWETPQPPPQRKEGFGRRGPESESTSGRYLPPSPRPGPEEVEYSQSEAAGLLECHKCRYLCTGRGVVQIVEVMLNGMVLMCIVASYFVLAGFSASFTTAGGFGNNYYSPFEGTELEQVRQLDQQYTVLRAPLIYGGVTVSLGLGVLTMGVLLRGAKNLTKLPGKWLLLEAAFSLLAAVGYCIGIGIYLHVALRINSTDTCKTRERLYARKGLTWMNCQLAGTDGAAATFACLLVIMYGVSVVLALRSYREQKRYKDNREQHRNYSDAPEYLWSGTL; from the exons ATGGAAGACACTTCGGGGACTCGCGAGCCCCGGGCCCGGCCAAGAGAGCGGGACCCAGACCGGCGCCCCCGGCCGGACCGAGACCGCCACCCCGAGCGACCGCGGGACAGAGCTGGGGACCCCCGCAGGGAGAGAAACGGGGGCGGACGGAGGGATGGCGACCGGGACAGGGGCAGGGACCGACATCCCCGCCAGGACAGACCCCGGCTCGGGGACCAGCGCGCTGGGGAACAAAGAGTTAGAGAAAAGTCCCGCCAAGGCCGGACGCCGGACGGTCCCCGGCGGACCACCTGGGAGGCAGCCCCGCCCCCGTGGCCCGCGCCCTGGGAAACCCCGCAGCCGCCGCCCCAGAGGAAGGAGGGCTTCGGGCGCCGCGGCCCGGAAAG TGAATCCACCTCAGGGAGATACCTGCCTCCgagccccaggcctgggccagAGGAAGTGGAATATTCCCAGTCAGAGGCTGCGGGACTCCTGGAATGCCACAAATGCAGATACTTGTGCACGGGGAGAG GTGTGGTACAGATAGTGGAGGTGATGTTGAATGGGATGGTTCTCATGTGTATCGTGGCCTCCTACTTTGTCCTTGCTGGATTCAGTGCCAGCTTTACCACCGCCGGCGGCTTTGGGAACAACTATTACTCACCATTTGAGGGCACCGAGCTGGAGCAGGTTCGACAGCTGGACCAGCAGTACACGGTCCTCCGGGCACCTCTGATATATGGCGGTGTGACTGTTTCTCTGGGGCTGGGTGTCCTCACCATGGGTGTTCTACTCCGAGGAGCCAAGAATCTAACCAAACTGCCAGGGAagtggctccttctggaggctgccttcAGTCTCCTAGCAGCAGTGGGCTACTGCATAGGCATTGGCATTTACCTCCACGTTGCCTTGCGGATCAATTCCACAGACACTTGCAAAACAAGAGAGAGGCTCTATGCCCGCAAGGGTCTCACCTGGATGAATTGCCAGCTGGCAGGCACTGATGGAGCAGCAGCCACCTTTGCTTGTCTTCTGGTGATTATGTATGGTGTTAGCGTGGTGCTGGCCCTACGGAGCTACCGAGAACAGAAGCGCTACAAAGATAACCGAGAACAGCACAGAAATTACAGTGATGCACCAGAATATCTGTGGTCTGGAACACTCTGA
- the MARVELD3 gene encoding MARVEL domain-containing protein 3 isoform X2, with the protein MEDTSGTREPRARPRERDPDRRPRPDRDRHPERPRDRAGDPRRERNGGGRRDGDRDRGRDRHPRQDRPRLGDQRAGEQRVREKSRQGRTPDGPRRTTWEAAPPPWPAPWETPQPPPQRKEGFGRRGPESESTSGRYLPPSPRPGPEEVEYSQSEAAGLLECHKCRYLCTGRACCQMLEVLLNLLILACSSVSYNSTGGYTGITSLGGIYYYQFGGAYSGFDGADGEKAQQLDVQFYQLKLPTVTVAMAYSGALMAFCCLLVAMGVLRVPWHCPLLLVIEGLLDVVIAGAYIPALYFYFHYLSAAYASPVCKEREALYHSKGYSGFGCSFHGADIGAGIFAALGIGVFALGAVLAFRGYRKVRKLKEKPAEMLEF; encoded by the exons ATGGAAGACACTTCGGGGACTCGCGAGCCCCGGGCCCGGCCAAGAGAGCGGGACCCAGACCGGCGCCCCCGGCCGGACCGAGACCGCCACCCCGAGCGACCGCGGGACAGAGCTGGGGACCCCCGCAGGGAGAGAAACGGGGGCGGACGGAGGGATGGCGACCGGGACAGGGGCAGGGACCGACATCCCCGCCAGGACAGACCCCGGCTCGGGGACCAGCGCGCTGGGGAACAAAGAGTTAGAGAAAAGTCCCGCCAAGGCCGGACGCCGGACGGTCCCCGGCGGACCACCTGGGAGGCAGCCCCGCCCCCGTGGCCCGCGCCCTGGGAAACCCCGCAGCCGCCGCCCCAGAGGAAGGAGGGCTTCGGGCGCCGCGGCCCGGAAAG TGAATCCACCTCAGGGAGATACCTGCCTCCgagccccaggcctgggccagAGGAAGTGGAATATTCCCAGTCAGAGGCTGCGGGACTCCTGGAATGCCACAAATGCAGATACTTGTGCACGGGGAGAG CCTGCTGCCAAATGCTGGAGGTTCTCCTGAACTTGCTGATCCTGGCCTGCAGCTCTGTGTCTTACAATTCCACGGGGGGCTACACGGGCATCACCAGCCTGGGGGGTATCTACTACTACCAGTTTGGAGGGGCTTACAGTGGTTTCGATGGTGCTGACGGGGAGAAAGCGCAGCAGCTGGACGTCCAGTTCTACCAGCTAAAGCTGCCCACGGTCACTGTGGCAATGGCCTACAGTGGAGCCCTCATGGCCTTCTGCTGCCTCCTCGTCGCCATGGGCGTCCTGCGGGTCCCCTGGCATTGCCCCCTGTTGCTGGTGATTGAAGGCTTGTTGGATGTGGTCATCGCCGGGGCGTACATCCCAGCTTTGTACTTCTACTTCCACTACCTCTCCGCCGCCTATGCCTCCCCGGTGTGCAAGGAGAGGGAGGCGCTGTACCACAGCAAAGGGTACAGCGGCTTCGGCTGCAGTTTCCATGGGGCAGATATAGGAGCTGGAATCTTCGCTGCCCTGGGCATTGGGGTCTTTGCCCTGGGGGCCGTGCTGGCCTTCAGGGGTTACCGAAAGGTCAGGAAGCTAAAAGAGAAGCCTGCAGAAATGTTAGAGTTTTag